In the genome of Oligoflexus sp., the window AAGGTAAACGCATGAGGCATCCTTTCCGCAGGCCGTACCGAATTCGGGCCCATTATAACATTGCGGAAGGAAAAAGCGCATGCGCCATTCAGCACCGGAATGCGTAGCTTGCAAGGCAGCGCCTTGTTGCAAAATGTCCTGGGAAGGGGAGGGAATCAGACTTCCTTTTAATCACCATCAAGGTCATGGCCAGACGCCACCATGGAGAATGACGATCCATTCGTTTGGACTCCAAATGGAAAATAGCAAAAGAAGCAGCAATTCTTCTGGGCATCATGCGATCCTTACCCGCTTCGCGTCAACTTTATGTTTTATGAAATTATTGGAAAGATCCCTGTGGTCTCGTGCTCTTGCCGCATGAGGGAAAAACGCCACGGATAAAATCCATCAAGCTGACCCGTTTTTGAACCGAAATATTGAGTGAAATGGAAGGCTTGCAACGGAAATTTATGGCGCGCATTCGGATTCTTGGCATCATCACACTTTTCATGCTGACGAGCTTCGCTCTGGCAGCGCCGCGCTTTGCCCTGGTGCAGGGCGTTTTGGATTTGAGTGCGTGGAATCCGGATGAAATTCCAACGATTGATATCATCGGCGAAGCGGAATTCGCCTGGGGCCGTTATGCGATGGAAGACGGCTGGCCGGAAACCCGGGAGATGATTCCCTATCCGGGTGCCTGGAATTTTTCCACGAAGCATCCGGCCCAGGGTTTTGCAAGCTATCGGCTGCAGGTGAAGCTGCCGAAGCCGATGAGAATCAGTTTGAATATGCCGGTGCCCTGGAGTGCCTCGCAGATTTTTATCAACGGTCAGATGATTCATCAGGAAGGTCAGCCGGGCCGCAGCGCATCGGATACGCGCAGCAGCATGGGCGGCGCCTTTATCTGGACCTGGGACGAACCCACGACCTCGGTCGACATCGTCATGCACGTGGCCAATCATGACTTCACTCTGGGTGGACCTCTGCAGTCGATTCGCATCGGCAGCCCTCTGGCTGTGCAAACGGCAAGAGAACGCGATGTGGCGACCTTTCTCTTTCTGGTCGGCAGCATCTTCATCATGGCTTTCTATCATTTCTCCGTCTATGCCCTGCGTCGCCGCGATTATACCGCGCTGTGGTTTGGTCTTTTCTGTCTGACCATGACCGGCTTCCTTCTGGTGGGGCAGGCCGTGGGTATTCTATCTGCGATCATCCCGAATAATTTTCGCCTGCGGATTCAAATCTTCAATTTGAGCTGGATCGCCTCGGCGGTTTCGTTCATGTGGTACTGCGCCTTTCTTTTTCCGCATCGTTTCAGTCGTGCTTATGCCTGGTTCATGTCGGCCGCGGCTTTGGTTTGCGGTGGTCTGATCCTGGCCACGCCGGTTTCCGTCTTCGCCTTCTATACCCTTTATTTTCATCCCATCATTGCTGTTGGCATGCTGACCATCGGGCACTCGGTCTACAGCGCCTTTCGGAATCATCAGCAGAGCACGCGGACTTTTATTTTCTTCGCCTGCATTCTGTTCGTAGGCAGCATCAACGATATGCTGATCATGCGTGGCATGATTGATTCCATCAACGTGGTCCCACTCTGCACCTTTCTTTTTGTGTTTGGCCAGGCGCATATTCTCGCCGTTCGTTTCTCGCGTGCTTTCAAACGGGCTGAAGAATCGGAAGCGGAAGTGCGGCAGCTGAATGCGTCTTTGGAAGCCAAGGTCACCGAGAAAACGGTGAATATGCAGCGCGTGATGGATGAGATGCAGGGGCAGCGCGATAAGCTCCAGGAAGTGAACACCTATATTGCCCAGCATGTCCTGCAGCGCTTTCTGCCGCCCGACC includes:
- a CDS encoding adenylate/guanylate cyclase domain-containing protein, giving the protein MQRKFMARIRILGIITLFMLTSFALAAPRFALVQGVLDLSAWNPDEIPTIDIIGEAEFAWGRYAMEDGWPETREMIPYPGAWNFSTKHPAQGFASYRLQVKLPKPMRISLNMPVPWSASQIFINGQMIHQEGQPGRSASDTRSSMGGAFIWTWDEPTTSVDIVMHVANHDFTLGGPLQSIRIGSPLAVQTARERDVATFLFLVGSIFIMAFYHFSVYALRRRDYTALWFGLFCLTMTGFLLVGQAVGILSAIIPNNFRLRIQIFNLSWIASAVSFMWYCAFLFPHRFSRAYAWFMSAAALVCGGLILATPVSVFAFYTLYFHPIIAVGMLTIGHSVYSAFRNHQQSTRTFIFFACILFVGSINDMLIMRGMIDSINVVPLCTFLFVFGQAHILAVRFSRAFKRAEESEAEVRQLNASLEAKVTEKTVNMQRVMDEMQGQRDKLQEVNTYIAQHVLQRFLPPDLVADLVAGKQTFNDRPSMRDVTICFADLCSFTAATEWIGPQRVAGTLNEFLALMTQIIFEEGGTIDKFLGDGIMVIFGAPRELPPFEQAERSCRCALRMQEGLAQLNQKWKAEFNHEFQMRVGIHRGPALVGSFGSQLRSDFTAIGNTVNVASRVESQAKAGEILITSMVRDYLGSIAWEAAGSYKLKGLAGEMVLFRLLKEDKKRVA